In the Pogona vitticeps strain Pit_001003342236 chromosome 2, PviZW2.1, whole genome shotgun sequence genome, ATCAGGCAACAGGCCAGAAGGACAAATAGAATATATTTTAATGACACAGATACAGCAGTTTTATACCTCCTCGGCTGACACATCACTAGTCTGTGGAACCCTGCAGTTTGTAGTTTGGCAGTTTTACTCTCTGTGAGGTTTGTGTTTGTGGAATGAAAAGAATGGGTGATAAATAACAGAGAACCACTCAAAACCCTTTCCTTGGCTTTTTAGGCTTTAAAAAACATGCCCAAGTTGTTTTCTGCATTAGCAAGATATAGATTTCTTTCAACCCTGGGTGCCTatcttttccctccttcctgctGGCACTAGTGCTCATGGGCTCGCACAAAGGTGTTATTGTGTGTTGATGACATAATGTTTGCTTAGGAAGTAGTGCAGGAACTTCACGTGTGTGTCTCACCCTCTTATGCACACATATTACTTTTCAGTGGTTATAATACAGCCCACTCCATCACAAGTACTCACCTCAGGCCTCAGGTTTTGGCCATGAAATTCAGCATAGAGCATGGGAAGCTGCTGACTTAAGCATATGCTGGCTACtgggtttcttttcctttcctttcctttaaccTTTGTCCGATACGTGGGTGGGTATGGGTATGTAAAGTTTCCAGGCCTCAGGCGTTGGCCCTGAAATTTCCAGGGAATGGGACTGTCCTGACAACCCTAAGTGAGGAGCTGCCATTTGGCTGCGCTTAGAAACACCCTGCTCGATAGCTCAATGAGTGGCATACCAGAAGTCAGGAGCTCGCTTCTTCACTGTGTGCTCTGAGAGGGGGAAAAGCCAGTCtttggggcaagctgcactgtatataaaatctttCTCAGCAGACTCTGGAAATGAGATTCTTGGCAGAGTGATGTTGGCCTCTAAATTCCTGGGGGCTCCCTAAAGGGACAGGTAAATTCTATGAGAAGGAGTCTTTCTAGATGTCATGTGCACTTTGATTAAACTTGACTGGACAATGGGGAGAAAGGATGGCATAATATAGATCCATGAGTCTTGAAATGCAGAGAGGATAGTTACTCTCTGGCAGACTGTATGTGCATCATCAGACCATATGTTTCATGCTAGTTATTCATAACATTTTTACTGTATTCATCTGTTAATTAATGATGCTCTTATTTAAAGTAttgcacaaatatatatataattaagaTTAgtgaatattaaaataatatttcattcAGTCTGCAGccatacatacatgcatgtaggcatccttcagtcttgagagactatggtaatgtggtctgaacagaggtcttggaacagtgtctagtgtggctgagaaggccaatctgagagtgacaatcccttccacactgaagacaaatacagtctgtcccctgtccagctccctgattaggctggtttcgggactgcctctttgcctcggcctgctgaacaagtgtctcttcaaaatgggagaggccatgatgcactgcctgcctccaggctgaacgctcagatgtcaaggtttcccttctgttgaggtccattcctaaggccttcagatcccgcttgcagatgtccttgtattgtaGCTCTGGGACactttccctgcaccaattctccatacagaagatcttttggaatctgaccatcagccattctcatcgcatgcccaagccaacgtagccatcattgtttcagtaatgtatacatgctaacaattccagcttgttccaggactactctatttggaactttgtcctgccaggtgataccaaaaatacattggagacaacgcatatggaacatgttcagcttcctctcttgccttgcacaaagggtcgaggactcactgcagtacatgagTGTTCTccggacacaggctctatagacctggatcttggtatatgtcatcagcttcttattgagccatactctctttgtgagtctatagaacatggtagctgttttgccaatgcatttatccagctcgacatctagggagagagtgtctgagatcgttgagccaaggtacacagaataatgaacaacctccaattcttgtgtggagatggtaatagagggaggtgagtccatgccctggcccatgacttgtgttttcttcatgtgTGCTGCCTCCTCCATGTAACTCTAACACACTAAGTGACTACTGACTACCAACTAAAAAACAATGGGAAAAGACTCATAAGTAAAGAGGcatctcttcaaaatcagaggcagaaagggaacaattgattattgctggattgattgattgacaattAGCTCAGTCCgggaaggtccctcccagccctCCTTGCTTTTTGCCAGGCTCACGTCAGACCCATCATGCCATTTGCAGCAAGGTGAACAGAGGAGCACCAATGTCACAACTCATGAGCTTTCTTGTTGCGCCAGCATGGGCAGCAGTAGCTGTGCAggaggttggggtgggggtggaagttGGGCACTAAGCTTCTCCCAACCCTTGTTTTTCCAGCCTCTGTGACATTACAAGGGCTGGTCCTCTCACCTCCTTTTTGGGTtgtgaaatctcaggaaatgggatTCTGATGAATCGGCAGTCCTAGTGATTAACAGTGATATTGTCTAGTTTGgtcctatacatggaaaaaaatctgATTACATATGTATGAGATAATAATTTTCACCACAGCATATTATCTGGCTTCACATGGTGCCAGATAACATATGCAGGGGTGGAGGAAGAAGGCTATGATATTCTGTACATATATAATAGGATAACATCCCTCCATTCCCCAAGCACATATTGTCTGGTTACAATATGCTGGATATTGAAGTCTAAGGAAACTCCAACAGTTTTACGCAAGTGTCCAAGAGGAAATTAATAACACACCAAAACAACACATGCTTATCATAGGTAATGGGAATGCAAAAGGAGGTAACAAagtagaaccaaatgttgttggaaaatttggcctgggaacagaaatgaagcaggagaacaaaagaaaacctttgggttgttctgaaggaaatgggtGTGCCTTAGCATTTGATCtccctgatgcataacttgtatcatggacaagaagctaccattagaacagaatatggagagatggACTGGTGTCCTATAGggaaaggtatcagacaagggtgcattttatccccttatctgttcagtctgtacacagaacatatcatacagaaagccagactagattcagatgaaggaggagtgaaaactggtggacgAAACATCAATATATTGAGATATACAGGTGACACCTTCTCACTGGCAAAAAGTAGCAATGACTTTTAATTACTTTTAGAGAAGGTGAAAAAAGCAAGTGTCAAAGCAGAATGGCaattgaatgttaagaagacaaaaatcgtAACTATGGAGACttagcaaagaaatcagaagactgagcttagaaagggcagccatgaaggaattagagaagaccatcaaatgtaaggatgtgtcactgaaaactaagagtattgatgcttttgtattccCGATCATCATGTGtggctgtgaaagctggacagacaagaaagctgacagggaaaaaaattaatttgtgtgaaatgcagtgctggaggGTGGCTCTACAGATatgctggactgccagaaaaaaagaacaaatgggagatggcttgactccctaaaggaaaccacaggcttgaatttacaagacaTGAGCAGGgtaattgaggacaggacattttggagaccgctcattcataggttcaccatGGATCAGCgatgacttgacaacatataacaaGAACAACCACAAGGAAACTCCTGCAAGGAAACAAATGGATTGGGAAATGTTGCTCTGTGCTATTCTGTTTGGGATGAAGCTTGAAGGATGTCAGGCTAATTCCACCAGGCaggttgaaaataaataaataaacaatcataTAGAATAGAGATATTTGCCTGCTGACAAGCTTCTTAGTCGTCGATTAAGTGGAAGAGTTTATCAGAGGTTGATCCATGCTAAAACATGACTTCGGCGAATGACACGGAAAGCAAGCATCTCAACTATTTCCTTTGATTGCACTTCAGTGAGGATTCCATCTTCTCTGGATGCCAGCCTGACCACCAAATGACTGACCACCTTTAATTACGCTTTTAATCTAGTGTGACATCTAAATTTGATTCCCTCTTTTGTTGACAAAATAACTGGTTTCTTGCACCATGTATGTCTGTCCGAAGCCACCAAAGAGGCCTGTGTGTCGCCAGTTAACGAATAGAACAGATCTGCAGGGATCCTAGGCATCTGCACAGAGAAGAGAGATTGTGAACTGGCATCTGGGGCTGTGTGTCACAACTAAAAATGGCAAGCTGCATATGATCTTGCCAGCAGTATGCCTTCAAGAGCATCACATCTAGctaaaatttgttttaattgattCCTTCTTCCCCTATCCTCAGACTTTATACCATCTTTTATTTCAGGCATCAGACATTTCATTAAAGACAAGGGCTTCTCTCACAGGTGACTTTTCGAAGTCTTGTACTCAGAGGAATTATTTCTGTGATGCTGTACTCCTGAAAAAGGAGCTGCATTCTGCTCGCAATTGGAAGCACACAGGCAGTGAAGGTCAGCTGAGGTCTTCCTTGAATAAAATTGTTGGGATTTTGTGAACCATTCCGGCCCAGTGAGGAGGCCTGAATGCTAATATTGCATTTACCTACTGTATAATCAAAGTAACACAAGACTCTTAAACACATAAATGAGACAACAGCACCACATGGCATCTTAGTGGCCAATCCATGTGTGAAAGGCATGGGTGGGATTCAGACAAGGAGTACACCTGTTGAAATCAATTGGGCTTCCCTCCGCTTCATTGGGTTCACACTAAACATGGCTATGTCTGGACCCAAACCTATATATAAGAGCACAGAATGAGAGGCCCACACCTAAGTGTCAGAGCCCCAGTTCAAACATTTATATGTCCAGAAACAGTATTATAGGGTCAAATCCTTccactttgttttggtttttcccctTTATTAGCTAAAACAATATGAATGTAAGTCTCAGTTTCAGGAGAATGTTTAAATCCACATCATTTCAGAGATGTATCTTTACCTGGATTGTGCCCATATATGCATATattgttcccacccacccactctggtTTTTAAAGGCTTCATATCAGATAATATGCATCTCAACATCAGATAAGCAAATAGGAGATTCCATTATTCAAGGTAATTTCCCCACCTCTCCACCTCTGTTGGGTTTGCTTGACTTTGTGGTGAGATATTAATCATTTCCTTTAGCATCATGTGTATATATAAGAGCCTCAAAGTCTTAACAAGGTTCAGAACAAGACAGTTGAAGTGCCTGACTATTGCCACACAATGCTATTCCACAGTTTGATTGTCCTCTGTATTGGAATCTATGGCAGTTGTATGCCAACACACAAAGCCACAAGCAGCTCAACATCCGCATTACTACTCGATGGCTTTAATGAGATTTTTGAGCATTTTAGAAATGTAAAGGACCAAAAGGTATGTTATAATCAAAAATGAAAAGCTGACTCTTTTGTCCAAATTGTCTTATTTCAACAATTTAATGTTTGCCACtaacttcattctttcttttataATTTGCAGCCCACAATGATACCCCGAAACACAAGCATGGTAAGAATCTCAAACTACAGTCCTTCAAACACTTAACAATTCCGCATAACTTATTTTTCATTAATATTCAATGGTGGTCTCTCTTGAATCAAATGTAATGTTGAGGCATGGTGAAAATCATTCAGATAAACCTACTGAATACCTGATTTACAACAATTCAACCAAattttctaccaaaaaaaaagagagtaactttAGCTGCTAGGTTCTGAAATAAAGTGGCTAGAGGGCATCCATTCTAAAATGCGGGGGGACAATATTACCTGGGCAAAATAAAGCTTAGTATCTAAACACTTGCAAAGAAGTCTCCAGCTTAATTATCAATAAGGAATGCTTACAGTTAACATGCAACTGGTGAATGACCTGGGACCCCTGTACCCAATGTGTTCTTGTAAACTTTCAAGATGACAGAACAATCCTTTGGTCTAAACTTTGTAAGTTCACCACCTAACcacattttctctcccccccctcctttgcagACACATGCAGAGATTCCAGAGATGGAGGtaagagacaaacaaacaaacaaaaaccaccatgTTTTCTTAATGAAAAGATTTAATAATATCAAGCACTGGGTTTGACCTGCTAGGGAATTGCTTTTAACTTTGGTGGGGAATTGGAAGATGGGGAAGGAAAAGCACTGGTATGCCACTAGCAGGAGTGGAAATATCTTTTAAAGAAGCAGGCTGCTCTGAAGTAGgaaattttctcttgaaatgtattcctttaaaatgattttttttaaaaaaatagcttttaacCCTTCAAAAGGTTATCAAAGATATATCAAAGATATAAATCAGTCAAAGGAATGTCTCCTTGATCTCGTCATCTTAAAAGAGCTTACAAATCTTTGTCTGGGTTTAGCTGAGACATTAAGCATTATCTGGATGAAGTTTTTGTGCTTCCTATACTGTTTCATGCAAAAAATTTATCTAAAATGTCTGAATGGGGAGCCTCCACCTCATAAGCTTAGTCTGGCCTGCCAGGCCTCTGAGTTCAGTTCAAGGCCCCCACCAAAGCTGCCCAATGCAGACATATGTCCTCCATTGTATATTAATCTAGTTCAACCCcttgctccatgcaggaatccaaatctaagcagatctgacagatggttctccaattttctcttgaatgtttctgACAtcagagcgctcaccacctcccaaggcaattggttccattgtcatactgctctaacagttaagaagttttttcttaAAGGAAAGGACAACCTTCCTTTCAGTGATGTCCTCCATTTGCAGTAAGGGTCCAGCCAAATTCTGACTTAAAGATAAAGAGCTACAAAGAGATAGATTAAAGATCTGGAAGTTGCCCATCTGCAACAGCCAGCCAGCAGACATACTGGTCACCAGGCCCCAATGTTGCCCATTCAAGCACAGTGCATGGTCAttctatttaaataattaaaaaatcacttttaatTTTGGAATCTGTAGATAAAAACTAGCATAAGTTATGCAAATCAGCATCttcctttgtccttttttttaaaggtagataCCCTCCTTTTTTGGTAAGGTGTGTGTCTTAGTAGGGATGTAGTGATGCTGCGGGCTAAagcacagaagcctgtgctgcagggtcagaagaccagcagttgtaagatcaaatccacatgacggagtgagctcctgtcactttgtcccagctactcgccaacctagcagttcgaaagcatgtaaataggagtagataaatagatacggtgggaaggtcacgtgacaatggaaactgatTTTGGACAAgcactgactctatggcttgaaaaacaggatgagcactgccccctagaataAGActcgactggactaaaaatgtcaaggggaacctttaccttttatgtgtCTTAGTAAAGATGCCCCCATCTGCAATGTTCCatatgaaagtgtgtgtgtgtgtgtgtgtgtctgtctgtttgtctctctctctctctctctctctctctgtgtgtgtgtgtgtgtgtgtgtgtgtgtgtgtgtgtgagagagagagagagagagagagagagagagagagagagagacagacaaagaGATAATGAGAGAGAAATTTTAGCATAAGGTGCCCAAGTATTATTTCAGTTGAAGGATGGAGTTCTGCCAAAGCAAGGGGAGTTCCTCTGGACCCCTTAGTTGCTTCAGATTGGAGACTCTCCCTCCTCTGATTTCAGTAGAGGTAGAAAAAGAATGATCAACCAGTCTTAAAAGGATTTGTAAAGCTCCCACATGGCAAATGTGCCATGATGGATCACCCAGTATTTCACactcaaaagccagttaaaatctTGGtaattcaaacaggccttccctccagccaattaagtgatttcccccccccccttcttgagtcttgccatcttggaaatgtgttgtttagaattaattgtaagaattgtatttttatatatgttattttgatgtgttttaacctctgtaagccgccctgagtagatactgtctagaggggcggggtaaaaaattgaatgaatgaatgaatgaatgaatgaatgaatgaatgaatgaataaataaataaataaataaataaataaataaataaataaataaactcttacCTTCACCTCACTTAAAACTGCTCATCTTTAAGACACAGTAACATTACAATTAAATTGGCGTTTGAATTTGGTCATGttggctgcaggattctgagaGTCATCATCCAGCAAGTAAACTATGTAAACTTTGTGGTGGATGATAGAGGATGCTTTAAATTAATCCAGATTAGCATATATCTGTTGCAAATTTAAAAAGGAGTGGCCTTGAAAAGGTTTCCCCACAAGGAGAAATTGGCCATCTTTCTCTATGTCAAGTTTTATTTAAGAGTGGCAGGAATTAAACAGAGTTGCCAGATCCTACCTTTGGTGGTATAAAtatgtgggggaggggaactaTCAGCATGAACCTAACGCCAAAATCAAATGGCagacagaaaagaggaaggaaaacagtGGAGATTGCAGTCAACATCTGCGAAAGGTCTTTGAGCCTATGTCTCATACCATCGGTGATCCTCCTAGTAGTGCTAGGTCAGTGGGATTTCCAGGGGCAGAGCATGGGTAGAATGCAGCTGCCCAAATCTGAAATCCTTTTGATCCCTCTGCTTTACCTGGATCAGCTACACTGGCCTGTAGATGGGAATCTGAGAATATAGTCCAGGAATGATCCACTAGGCTTAAAAAGGCTTAGTAAAGCCACCACCATCCTTCTACCTGCCATggctggcaagtactggctgggCTTAGGACATAGACTGGCAGTCTCCACTGCACTCATGCATCCCTGAATCTTGAATGTCAACACCTGTTtcaaacttttttccttttaagaaaacatggtttttaaatgaaaagtctCCATGCACCATTTAGTGGCAGATGTGTTTAATTTTTCTATGGGAGGGTGTGAGAACCCCAGCAGTGGTCTGGACCCCTCAAAGCTTGGCAtagtcccccccctccaccccaagcagtggttcccaacctcgtgGTGAAGACATCtgaaagttttagtccaacaGTTTCATGTGATGCTATGGTCTACTTTCTGTATACACAGTAATAACTTTTGTCCTCCACGTGATCCATTGGTGTGATTAATTCATCAGTGACATTTCATTAGGTTATACACATTCTGTCCAATCTGCCAAAACCAACAAGGATTTAAATTTGTCTTATATACTcccttggaaagaaaaaaaacctacatACACAACCTGGTTTTTAGAAATTTAGTTACCATGGGGAGGGGACATGACTCATGATAACAGTATTTATGACTTCCCTGTAAGTTCTTCTGTGGAAGCCTTATCGTGCCTTTTTATTAAATAGCTGTGACCTAGGCCATGCTACTCTGCAGGAGCTTTTGAATGCCATACCTGTGATGTATTGTGTAACATTAATTAATAgtgtactgtcaagttgattcttaCAGTGACCTTTCTCAGGTTTCTAGATGCAAAATACTTAGAAGCAGTTTACTAGTCCGTAAATGTAAATGTGGTTTCAATCTAACTGTGACCTTgaaatttttttctcatttcagaaaaaatgttttgtcattAATTTGGAGAGATATAGAAATTTGTTTAATTCACTGGACATCAAAGGTCCAAAAAAAGCAACTGAAGCATATGCCAACATGGTGGCAGGTCTTAATGCGTTTTCTATGAACCAAGATCTTACTGAATACTTGCCTCCGCAGACTGTAAGTATACATAGGCCATATTGCCTTTTGTGGTTGTGGAAGAGTGATGAAAGCATATGAATTCCTTCCTCTCCAGCAGGCTCCCCATTGCATGCCCAGCCTTGCACTGCTTATGACATTTGTTGTGCAGCCAATTGCATGGTCCGTCATGCACCGGGGGACCTGCCAGAGAGGTGAAGTGCTTACACCCATATTGCCCTTTCACTCCAAATGTAGGAAATTGGCCATGTCTTTTGGTCCAAGGCAAATCTGTTACATCCGGCTACTTCAGGCTTATTATTACCCAGCATTTCTGAAATCCCACTGTAATTTTTGAAATTGGGTGTAGATTTGCACTTATTTAAGGTGTAGATTTGCACTAATTTAAGGGATCTGTAATCATTCCAGTCAATCTTGAACTCCTGAGAAAGCTATAGATCCAGTGCTCTTCAAGCACAAACGCAcatacccaccaccaccatccctcaATTGAACATGCAGAATACACAGTGGCTAGAGGAGAAGGCATGTGGAGTGGTGATGCAGTCATTTTCATGGCCGGGTTCCATGCAAGTTACATCTAATCTTCAATGAAGCTGTGGATGAATTGCGTACTTGTGCCATCCTGGGATCTAGCTGGGTCAGTGAAGCAGTGCCTTTCAATTTGTCTGGATGACCCACACAACAACTATACTGTATAGATGTGCATCCTGGGTTCTAGATCCAGATCTACATTCACATCAGATGTATATGCATGTTACCTCTGCATATATAGTTCCCTTACACATATCTTTCTATGGAGCAGAACTTTCCCCTTAGTGAGCCATAAAGCCACAACATACTTACCTATATGCAAGGAGATAATAATGAGGAAGATACATTTAGCTTTGATGACATGCTTAAAACTTGACAagattttcatttccattttttaaaataagccatTTTGGAATCAACACCAGTTATATTCCACTGGTAGTAGTTAAATTTTGGAGGCCATAGGAATATCTGTTCAGAGTGCTCCGGAGAGGaacaaacattttattacagATCATGACATATCTTGTAAATCTTCCTTTAAAGCAAGGGcttggggacatggtggtgcttcAGAGGTTGTGGaaatgcaactcccagcaatACCAGTAATCAttgctagtggtgaaagctttggAGAATTGCAATCCAACAATTTCTGGAGAGTCATGTGATCTTAAGCCCTGACTGAAGAAACATCAACCATCTAGCAGGTCATCAAATCCCCATCTGTTTTACATGGCTGAATGTGTCATGCTGTTCAAAACAAAGGCAAGTAATAAGTTTGAAACGGTTGGCGATATCAGATGCCCTAAGCTAAGCAAAGATCCCAAAGCAGCCCCACACTCAACATCTGTTATATAAAAGGATTAATCAAaccaattttgtttgtttaaaatattgttactctGTCTCCTAAGTAAGGACCTAAGGCAATTTACATAATTAAgatacaatattaaagctaaaaacagtgaattatttaaatattgaATGAATTAATAACATTGTGTTAAGAATGTGAGGTAAAGTGTTACTGACACAGATTCAGAAgcaacaaaacacaaaccatCTCATTCTGAAACTTCTCTTAGACAACCTGTCACTAAGGGAAAAAATGCCTGAGGAGAAACATCTTTGCCTGTTTATTTGTTACGACAGAGAGGATGCAAAGGAATGCAATGAGGTGGTGTGTCCAATGcaggcatttcttttcttttctagaaggaaaaacaagactGTGAGACATCAAGtgaagacatcaaagaactcCTAAAAGAGTTTGAACGCTTCCTGAAGGAATTGTATCTGCTTTTGGAAAAGACACAAACACAGTGAACCAAGGACTTCTTGCTTCATTGTACAAGAGAATCTGCGTATTTTGCTTGAATGAGTTCTCTGAAGAAACCTGAATGTTTATGGGCTCTCAACatggatttatatatatatcatacATATATTTCTGTAACTTATAATAGTACAATACTATGGTCTTCAAGTGAGTTAAGTTcgtaatcctatgcatgtttatttggATGCGGTAAAGGAAGGCATGggtctgagtaaacatgcataggatcaaGCTATGTGTTTTTTAACAGTGTGTATCAATGggact is a window encoding:
- the LOC144586834 gene encoding uncharacterized protein LOC144586834 — protein: MLFHSLIVLCIGIYGSCMPTHKATSSSTSALLLDGFNEIFEHFRNVKDQKPTMIPRNTSMTHAEIPEMEKKCFVINLERYRNLFNSLDIKGPKKATEAYANMVAGLNAFSMNQDLTEYLPPQTKEKQDCETSSEDIKELLKEFERFLKELYLLLEKTQTQ